The Clostridia bacterium genome contains a region encoding:
- a CDS encoding NADP-dependent malic enzyme: MDYMKESLKRHYEWKGKIEVKQRIDVKTREDLSLAYTPGVAAACLEIQKDLDKSYELTRRWNTVAVVTDGTAVLGLGDIGPEAGMPVMEGKALLFKAFGDVDAIPICVKSKDVDEIVKTVYMISGSFGGINLEDISAPRCFEVERRLKEICDIPVFHDDQHGTAIVLGAALLNSLKLVKKNISDVKIVVNGAGSAGIAITKFILSLGAKNIIVCDKCGIICEGMEGINPAQQEISTYTNREKLQGNLAKALEGADVFIGVSAPNIVSKEMVASMNKDAVVFAMANPVPEIMPDLALEAGAAIVGTGRSDYPNQINNVLAFPGVFRGALDARASQINEEMKIAAAYALANLISEQELSKENILPKAFDPRVAPAVAKAVCQAAKDSGVARK; this comes from the coding sequence ATGGATTATATGAAAGAGTCGTTAAAACGACATTATGAATGGAAAGGAAAGATAGAAGTTAAGCAGCGTATAGATGTCAAGACAAGAGAAGATTTGTCTTTGGCTTATACACCTGGTGTAGCAGCAGCATGCCTTGAAATTCAAAAGGATTTGGACAAATCTTATGAGCTTACTAGAAGATGGAATACTGTTGCCGTAGTAACTGACGGTACAGCAGTTTTGGGACTTGGAGATATTGGTCCTGAAGCTGGTATGCCCGTTATGGAAGGAAAAGCATTGTTATTTAAAGCTTTTGGCGATGTTGATGCGATTCCGATTTGCGTTAAGTCCAAAGATGTAGATGAAATTGTTAAGACTGTTTATATGATTTCTGGAAGCTTTGGCGGAATTAACCTGGAAGATATTTCTGCTCCTAGATGCTTTGAAGTAGAAAGAAGACTTAAAGAAATCTGCGATATTCCGGTATTCCATGATGACCAGCATGGTACTGCAATAGTGCTTGGTGCTGCATTATTAAACAGTTTAAAATTAGTAAAAAAGAACATAAGCGATGTTAAGATAGTAGTAAACGGAGCTGGCAGCGCTGGTATTGCTATAACTAAGTTTATATTGAGCTTGGGAGCAAAAAATATCATCGTATGTGACAAATGCGGTATTATTTGCGAAGGCATGGAAGGAATTAATCCTGCACAGCAAGAAATTAGCACTTATACTAACAGAGAAAAATTACAAGGCAATCTTGCTAAGGCTTTAGAAGGCGCAGATGTGTTTATTGGTGTTTCTGCTCCTAATATTGTTAGCAAAGAAATGGTTGCTTCTATGAACAAAGATGCAGTAGTATTTGCAATGGCTAACCCTGTTCCTGAAATTATGCCCGATTTGGCATTGGAAGCAGGCGCTGCTATTGTGGGCACAGGCAGAAGCGATTATCCTAACCAGATTAACAACGTATTGGCATTCCCTGGAGTATTTAGAGGTGCATTAGACGCAAGAGCTAGCCAAATTAATGAAGAAATGAAGATTGCAGCTGCTTATGCTTTGGCTAACTTAATAAGCGAGCAAGAACTTTCAAAAGAAAACATATTGCCTAAGGCATTTGATCCTAGAGTTGCACCTGCAGTAGCAAAAGCTGTTTGCCAAGCTGCTAAAGATTCAGGAGTAGCTAGAAAATAA
- a CDS encoding ABC transporter permease subunit: MAVNELLLNSNTVGKKDIKQIITNVCLVAIRILILLACVTMFFPSFNPGRISLKINKSISLFTTAVSYNNITTALGLALRRGWVHNYSFIILMISSLIIVFGIIACGIGGCMSLGNTLMKKKGLWFPVFGPVVMLVGLGGIYIAYSQVKQTAMPDRIQPNFSWGFYFYLILAVLILILSVIIKILIKNNQNEEKMKIKEKYSLFLYMLPIIFLAFIFSYMPLWGWRYAFFEYSAGQDLTWNKFVGFYYFKLLVQNQSQRLELLKVLRNTFVMSGLGILTSWLPIAFAIFLTEIKSTRFKKFVQTFTTIPNFISWVLVYAVALAIFSSDGFLNGFINLLGKKSSTNYLQSSKGTWLKMLLWGTWKGLGWSAIIYISSIAGIDQQLYESAMIDGAGRFQKMWYITVPSLMPTYSVMLLLSVAGILNNGMEQYLVFKNPNNSEEIKVLDLYVYLLGIDNGQIPMSTVIGMAKSLVSVFLLFVANGVSKLIRGESIV; encoded by the coding sequence ATGGCAGTTAATGAGCTGCTCTTGAATTCAAATACTGTTGGGAAAAAAGATATTAAGCAGATTATTACCAATGTTTGCCTAGTAGCGATAAGGATATTAATTTTGCTTGCCTGTGTTACTATGTTTTTCCCTTCATTTAACCCAGGAAGAATATCATTAAAGATTAACAAATCTATATCGCTATTCACAACAGCAGTTTCTTACAATAATATAACCACTGCATTAGGATTGGCGTTAAGAAGAGGATGGGTTCATAATTATTCATTCATAATATTAATGATATCAAGCCTAATAATAGTTTTTGGTATAATAGCATGTGGAATTGGAGGCTGCATGTCTTTAGGTAATACCCTTATGAAGAAAAAGGGTTTATGGTTTCCTGTTTTTGGACCAGTTGTCATGCTCGTCGGTTTGGGTGGAATTTATATTGCATATTCTCAGGTTAAGCAAACAGCTATGCCTGATAGAATACAACCTAATTTTTCTTGGGGTTTTTATTTTTATCTTATTTTGGCAGTATTAATACTTATTTTATCTGTAATTATTAAGATACTTATCAAAAATAATCAAAATGAAGAAAAAATGAAAATTAAAGAGAAATATTCTCTTTTTCTATATATGTTGCCAATAATCTTTTTGGCTTTTATATTTTCATATATGCCTCTATGGGGCTGGAGATATGCGTTTTTTGAATATAGCGCAGGTCAGGATCTAACTTGGAACAAATTTGTTGGATTTTATTATTTTAAGTTATTAGTTCAAAATCAATCTCAAAGATTAGAGCTTTTAAAAGTTTTACGAAATACTTTTGTAATGAGTGGGTTGGGAATTTTAACAAGCTGGCTTCCTATTGCATTCGCCATATTCCTTACAGAAATCAAAAGTACAAGATTTAAAAAATTTGTGCAGACTTTTACAACTATTCCTAATTTTATTAGCTGGGTTTTGGTTTATGCAGTAGCATTAGCGATTTTTTCAAGCGATGGTTTTTTAAATGGATTTATTAATTTATTGGGGAAAAAATCTTCAACTAACTATCTACAATCATCAAAAGGGACATGGCTTAAGATGCTTTTGTGGGGCACGTGGAAAGGACTTGGTTGGAGTGCAATTATTTATATATCATCCATTGCAGGTATTGATCAGCAGCTTTATGAATCAGCTATGATAGACGGAGCAGGCAGATTTCAAAAGATGTGGTATATTACTGTTCCATCCTTGATGCCGACATATAGTGTAATGCTTTTGTTGTCAGTAGCAGGAATTTTGAATAATGGTATGGAACAATATTTGGTATTTAAAAACCCTAACAATAGTGAAGAAATCAAGGTTTTAGATTTATACGTATATTTACTTGGTATTGATAATGGTCAAATTCCTATGTCAACGGTTATCGGTATGGCTAAGTCATTAGTTAGTGTATTCCTGCTTTTTGTGGCTAACGGTGTATCAAAATTAATTCGCGGTGAAAGCATCGTTTAA
- a CDS encoding carbohydrate ABC transporter permease, translated as MKTESNIIKNKNKSGTVYRESAGDKIFNFFNILIFSIFTLLCIFPFYYLFINTISNNQLVAKGLINFIPRGIHFKNYLGLTNLPDFGKSVLVTLARTILGTALMVVVSAFAGYLVTKKKMWHRSFWYRFLVITMYFNAGLIPWYLNMLNLGLTQNFLVYIIPSIVQPFNIILVKTYIESIPKEIEESAVIEGAGTIKIFAKIIWPLSTPILATIAVFGAVGHWNSFQDSLILMLGRSELYTLQHRLYIYLTSASDLQDSIESGIFTKVNVKIVKYTISMVSIIPIMIVYPLMQRYFVKGIMMGAVKG; from the coding sequence ATGAAAACAGAAAGCAATATCATAAAAAATAAGAATAAAAGCGGGACCGTATATAGAGAAAGCGCAGGCGATAAAATATTTAATTTTTTTAATATTTTAATCTTTTCAATATTTACATTGCTTTGCATTTTCCCTTTTTACTATTTGTTTATAAATACGATTTCAAATAACCAATTGGTTGCAAAGGGCTTGATCAACTTTATACCAAGAGGAATTCATTTTAAAAACTACTTGGGATTAACCAATTTGCCTGATTTTGGAAAATCAGTTTTAGTTACTTTAGCAAGAACGATTTTGGGAACAGCGCTTATGGTTGTAGTTTCTGCTTTTGCGGGCTATCTTGTTACCAAGAAAAAAATGTGGCATAGAAGTTTTTGGTATAGATTTTTAGTTATTACTATGTATTTTAACGCTGGACTTATACCATGGTATCTAAATATGCTTAATCTTGGCTTGACGCAGAATTTTTTGGTTTATATCATTCCTAGTATTGTACAACCTTTCAATATTATTCTTGTTAAGACTTATATAGAATCTATTCCAAAAGAGATAGAAGAAAGCGCTGTTATAGAAGGGGCAGGAACTATAAAAATCTTTGCTAAAATTATTTGGCCTCTATCCACACCAATTTTAGCTACGATAGCAGTTTTTGGTGCAGTAGGACATTGGAATTCATTTCAGGATTCATTGATTTTGATGCTGGGACGATCCGAACTTTATACTCTGCAACATAGATTATATATCTATTTAACTTCAGCATCTGATTTGCAAGATTCTATTGAAAGCGGAATTTTCACTAAAGTTAATGTTAAAATTGTAAAATATACGATTTCTATGGTGTCAATTATTCCTATCATGATTGTATATCCTTTGATGCAACGATATTTTGTAAAGGGTATTATGATGGGTGCTGTAAAAGGTTAA
- a CDS encoding DMT family transporter, with translation MEKRGIFLAILAATLYALSIPLSKILLKYVSSIMMAAFLYIGAGIGILIMILVKKLFNLETKEEHLTKKEMPYILILIIFDIAAPVSLMFGLKLTTASHASLLNTFEIVITSLIALFFFKTKINPRVWVGIVLITISSIILSVKDVNDLSFSYGSLLVLLSCIIWGFENNIFKIISHKSPKEIVMTKDIFAGLGSLIIALCLKEKIDSYWAVALTMLLGFVAYGLSSTVYLHSQRVLGVPKATLYYAVSPFVGVILSFLIFRDKIGETFIVALVIMLIGAFLAANNKPLLKDKIKLKK, from the coding sequence ATGGAAAAAAGAGGAATATTTTTGGCAATTTTAGCGGCTACATTATATGCATTGAGCATACCTTTATCTAAGATTTTATTAAAATATGTTTCATCTATTATGATGGCTGCCTTTTTATATATAGGTGCTGGTATAGGTATTTTAATTATGATTTTAGTAAAAAAGTTGTTTAATCTGGAAACAAAAGAAGAGCATCTTACAAAAAAGGAAATGCCATATATTCTTATTTTGATCATATTTGATATTGCAGCTCCTGTCAGCTTGATGTTTGGATTAAAATTAACAACAGCTTCCCATGCTTCACTTTTAAATACTTTTGAAATAGTCATTACTTCTTTGATTGCGCTGTTTTTCTTTAAAACCAAAATTAATCCGCGTGTTTGGGTAGGCATTGTTTTGATAACTATTTCATCAATAATTTTGTCAGTTAAGGATGTAAACGATCTTTCGTTCTCATATGGTTCTTTATTAGTTTTGCTGTCTTGTATAATATGGGGATTCGAAAACAATATATTTAAAATAATTTCACATAAAAGCCCCAAAGAAATTGTTATGACGAAAGATATTTTTGCAGGGTTAGGATCGCTAATTATTGCTTTATGTTTAAAAGAAAAAATTGATTCGTATTGGGCAGTTGCTTTAACAATGCTCTTAGGTTTTGTTGCTTATGGTTTAAGCAGTACAGTTTATTTGCATTCTCAGCGTGTACTTGGCGTTCCCAAGGCAACTTTATATTATGCAGTTTCACCCTTTGTTGGCGTAATTTTATCATTTTTGATATTTAGAGATAAAATTGGAGAGACATTTATAGTAGCATTGGTTATTATGTTAATCGGCGCCTTTCTTGCTGCAAACAACAAACCACTATTAAAAGATAAGATAAAATTAAAAAAATAA
- a CDS encoding Ldh family oxidoreductase translates to MVAVRNSTHYGIAGYYTSMAINEGMIGISGTNARPSIAPTFGVENMLGTNPLTIGFPTDEEFPFNLDCATSIIQRGRIEYYDREGKSTPPGMVIGSDGQTKTDSKQILKDLNTGEAALAPLGGIGEEFAGYKGYGYATVVEVLSAALQAGNYLKMLSGIGPNGEKVKYHLGHFFIAIDTEAFMGLESFKKTAGNIMRELRASKKAPGEKHIYTAGEKEYLVWQERKNSGVPINEGVQKEMNQVRDLLKLNYVFPWEK, encoded by the coding sequence GAATGGTAGCAGTTCGTAATTCAACTCATTATGGAATAGCAGGCTATTATACATCAATGGCAATAAATGAAGGGATGATAGGTATATCAGGTACCAATGCTAGACCTTCAATAGCACCTACTTTTGGTGTAGAAAATATGTTAGGAACCAACCCTTTGACAATAGGTTTCCCTACTGATGAAGAGTTCCCTTTCAATCTAGACTGTGCAACCTCAATAATCCAAAGAGGAAGAATTGAATACTATGATAGAGAAGGAAAATCTACACCTCCGGGAATGGTTATTGGTTCAGACGGACAAACTAAAACTGATTCTAAGCAAATTCTAAAAGACCTAAATACAGGCGAAGCAGCGCTTGCACCTTTGGGCGGAATTGGCGAAGAGTTTGCTGGATACAAGGGCTATGGTTATGCAACAGTTGTTGAAGTTTTGTCAGCAGCTTTGCAAGCAGGTAACTATCTAAAGATGCTTTCAGGTATTGGACCAAACGGTGAGAAAGTTAAATATCATCTTGGACATTTCTTTATCGCGATAGACACCGAAGCATTTATGGGCTTAGAGTCATTTAAGAAAACAGCAGGCAATATTATGCGTGAATTGAGAGCTTCCAAAAAAGCTCCTGGCGAAAAACATATTTATACGGCTGGTGAGAAAGAATACCTTGTATGGCAAGAGAGAAAGAACAGCGGCGTTCCTATCAATGAAGGCGTTCAAAAAGAAATGAATCAAGTTAGAGATTTGTTGAAATTAAACTATGTATTCCCTTGGGAGAAATAA